The stretch of DNA TTTCATGTATCGTTCCAACAAGTCTCAATACACGCACTTTGTCTTTCATAGCGACTGAATCCGGCAAAAATGCACCTAAGATCCCATGGATCTTTTTCTGCAGCATCTGCCATTCTCTATAGCGATACTCTGGTATCGGTGATGTTAGCCAAATCAGTTGCAGCCCACGACTGAAAATGACTTGTGTGGGTCGTGGAAATCCGGCATCGTCCAATGCAGCAAACACCATTTGGAGCACTTTCTTTTGATTTACACCTTCGAACTCCGGTAATTTATAATAATCCAAGTCCGAAAACAGCATGCAGTATTCGGTAACGCGTTCTCCGAGTCGACGTACATCATTTTTCTTCTGGTACGTCATGGATGTGTTTATGTATTGTTTGTCTTTATTTCTCGTGTTTTCCGGTATGTACTTCTTGGCTCTTTTTAAATCATAAGGCCGGTGGGACATCGCTTTCGTTTTTACATATCCCTGTTTGCGAGCTTTGATTTCGCCAAATGTTATTGCAGCCTGCTGACGTATCGCGTCTCCTTCGACAATCCACCGCTTATATTCGGTCACCGGATCTTCATGAAACATGATTTCGTCATGGAAGACGCCGAATTCTGAATTTGGGTTTGGAATGTCGGTAAAGTGCAGCTCATGAACGGTTTCTTGTTTGAGTTCCTTTTTTTCATCTTTGAGGAGCTCTTCGTATTTTTCATCCGGGATTTTCACCCAGTAGTCATATAATTCAGCAGTGAGGATCCGGCGGCTTCTGCGATCCTTGACCAGTCCCAACCACCCAAAATACTTTTCAACTTGGGTTTTCGCTGAGTATAAACGCTCTGGCTTCTCAAACCACTCCATCTCGGCGATTTTCTTGCCGAGCGTAAAAATATTGGAACGATCGCCCCATTGGTTTTTTTCAGCTTCCTCTATTTCAGCCGCTTTTTCAATTTGGGACACAAAGAAACGATGTCCCCACTGAGCTTCAGCTTGATAATTTTCATAAATTTCCGCTATTTTACCCATATAAACACAAAAACCCTCCCTTTTGCTGTGGCATGTAGGGGGGCAGGCAGACACCATGAAATAATAACCAGCTGAAAATACCAAAAGGATTCTTGATTTTTTCATCGAAAATATATTATTATCAATATATCAAATATTTTTTGGGTGCCTACCCACACCGAAACGTCAGCGTGCCATCGCTGGCGTTTCTTTATTATTCTTTTTTATTATTCTTTTTGTTATTATCCGAGGTTTTCCTGGCTTTATATATACATTCGGCTCAACTGGTTGTTTACCTCGTCTTCGGTGATCTGCAGATACACCCGCGTTTCTTCCGTCTTTTTATGACCGAGCAGCTGCATGGTCTTGCGGATATCTTTACCGGATTCATAGTAAAAGTGCCAGGCTGCTGTTTTCCTTGTCGAATGCGTCGAGATATTTTTGATTCCGACGTAGTCAGCGGCATCTTTTATGATTTTCCAGGCCATGATCCGCCCGAAATCAAAAATCAAATCTTGATCTTTAAGGCTTTCCAGGTGCAGATTTAGCATCTGCAGTACAATCGGATTCAGTTGGATGTATTTGTAAACGCCCGTCTTTTTGGTCTTCAGCCGAACGTGCCCGGAATCGATGTCTTTCTTCTGGAGCGACAATATATCAGAAACTCTTAATGCAGTAGCAAGAGCGAACTCAAAAAACAAGCGATTGCGAAAGCCGTTTTGCCCACGTTGTAATACTTCTTTCATTTCCTTAACTTTTTGTCTGTCCTTAATAGGTTCGCATGTCATTTAGATCACACTCCTCTTTAAATATGTTTGATAAATTAAACAAAAATCCTTCTTTTTCAAAAAAAAAAATATAAGAAGCTTTTAAACTGGCTTTTTATATTAAACATTTCCGCGTAATTGTTTAATAGCTTCTCCGTTGATATAAAATCAGAAAGCCCCAAAAAGGGACATTCTGACAAGGAGGATCCCTAAGATAAAACTCCTTTAAGCCAACTGTCCGTTGACAAAACGAATAATCAGGCATAGAATAGGGTAATAATTACATAGGACGTATGGGATCAAAACCATACAATGTCATCGGGGCCACGACCCTCGATTCCACGCCGTGGGGACGTTAAATAAGACACGGATACCTTAGTCGTTTATCTTAAAAAGAACCAGGCTCTGATGTTGCTCATCAGAGCTTTTATTTTTTCTAGGAGAATCTACCATTGGACGTACTAACACTCTCACAACTCATATCTAAACCAAAAATTGATGAAATATCATTGGAACTTTTGCAGGCCTACTATGAAGCCTTCTTGGTACCGTACACCTACGCGTTCACGTTGGATAACGGCATGGAGATTAACCTGGACTTCGATAAAGAGCATTTTTGTCACCTGACCGGTATTGGCAAGGTGGCTATTGGTTCTGTGAAAAATAAGGAGCTCGATAAGTATTTCCGCCTTGAAGGATATGACAACATTAAAAACGGCGTGATCACCCTTCAGCATTTGAAAAAGCTTAACAAAGGTAAGTTTAAACAGATAAAGGACAAGCTAGTATTTTTTTATCTGCTGCCGAACATCGTGGAGTCGCCAGAAATTCTTTTGGATTTCACCGGCGGTACACCAAGCAGTACACGGATCGAAGCAAAATTACTAGCTTATAGTGCCACAGACGAAGTGTACGTTCATGTCGGCATCGATGAAGACCCAAACACAAAACGGCACTTTGCTCGTTCATTTTTTACCGAGAGAATCAACGATACAAGCGACGGAACAAAATTCATCAGCGGCTTGACCCCATTTAAGGTCGTTAAAGCTGAAAAGATTGATAGACGACCGACAACAACGGAAACTATAGAAACCGCATAAAATCAGAAAGCCCCAAAAAGGGGCTTTCTGGTATGGAGAAGACCCGAAAACACCCGATAAGTGGTTGTTTCGAGGACAATTTGCGATGAATTCCTTCTTTACACTAAGTAAGCGGTGTGCTACCTTAAATAAAGCATAACTGATAACTATTGTATCTCCAGATAAATAAAAACAAGAGTGTTGACGCACTCTTGTTTTTAGCCACAATACCTTGGAGATCCCCTTCAAGTTTTTACATCAAAGCCAGCTACTAAAGAAAATTCCGCGAAATGCCTACTTTCGATTGGACCCGGAGGTAGGTTTTTTGCTGCTACTTAAAGTAGGTATGAAGGGCAAGTAATGCTATAACGATAGACAGCATTAGCCTAAGCACGGCAAGCAATGCCATTAAGACAGACAGCATTAGCTTAAGTACATTAGCAATTTTGATCATAGCCCCCACCTCCTTAAAAGGAAGGGGACTAACACCCAGATATTGTATGCGAGTCTCATTATACAACACAAAATGTTGTGCATCTAATGAATGAAACACGGAATAGCACAGTTAATACAAGCCTACATCCCAATATCTTCTATTTTCGTCGATTTGCTGTGATTTTCAAGACGTGAAATCCGACAAAATAAGCATGAAGCAGCCGACATTTTCTTGACACGGGGAGCCCCTTATAAGGGGCTCCCCTTTGTATTTTATAAGCTCATGTACATCTGTATAAACTGCTTCAGGCGATCCGGCGTATCCATCTTTTCAAGTCGGTTTGCCCAGCCCCATTCAGGTACTTCAAACGGATCCCCTGCCCAAAGGACTTCGACCTCAAAGCGGTGTCT from Paenibacillus sp. GP183 encodes:
- a CDS encoding tyrosine-type recombinase/integrase, which encodes MTCEPIKDRQKVKEMKEVLQRGQNGFRNRLFFEFALATALRVSDILSLQKKDIDSGHVRLKTKKTGVYKYIQLNPIVLQMLNLHLESLKDQDLIFDFGRIMAWKIIKDAADYVGIKNISTHSTRKTAAWHFYYESGKDIRKTMQLLGHKKTEETRVYLQITEDEVNNQLSRMYI
- a CDS encoding PBECR4 domain-containing protein, encoding MDVLTLSQLISKPKIDEISLELLQAYYEAFLVPYTYAFTLDNGMEINLDFDKEHFCHLTGIGKVAIGSVKNKELDKYFRLEGYDNIKNGVITLQHLKKLNKGKFKQIKDKLVFFYLLPNIVESPEILLDFTGGTPSSTRIEAKLLAYSATDEVYVHVGIDEDPNTKRHFARSFFTERINDTSDGTKFISGLTPFKVVKAEKIDRRPTTTETIETA